In one Arachis duranensis cultivar V14167 chromosome 9, aradu.V14167.gnm2.J7QH, whole genome shotgun sequence genomic region, the following are encoded:
- the LOC107463849 gene encoding phosphatidylcholine:diacylglycerol cholinephosphotransferase 1, whose product MAAKAALHYHSYSRPSFLKWRLQDAVHVATHHWMPCLFAVGLLFFMAVEYTLRMVPPSSPPFDLGFIATRSLHHLLQDSPNLNTVLAFLNTVFVGMQMIYIMGAWLIEGRPRATISALFMFTCRGILGYSTQLPLPQGFLGSGVDFPVGNVSFFLFFSGHVAGSVIASLDMRRMKRHELAWLFDVLNLLQAGRLLGTRGHYTIDLAVGVGAGILFDSLAGKYEEFSQSKLLSLNGDHINGVANHTKRNLIP is encoded by the exons ATGGCAGCGAAGGCGGCGTTGCATTACCATTCTTACTCTCGACCCTCGTTCTTGAAGTGGAGACTGCAGGATGCTGTACACGTGGCGACACACCATTGGATGCCGTGTTTGTTCGCGGTGGGTTTGCTGTTCTTCATGGCCGTGGAGTACACGCTCCGAATGgttcctccttcttctcctccgtTTGATTTGGGGTTCATCGCCACGCGCTCACTCCACCACCTGCTTCAAGATTCTCCTAATCTCAACACCGTTTTGGCCTTCCTCAATACG GTATTTGTGGGAATGCAAATGATTTATATCATGGGGGCATGGTTGATTGAAGGAAGACCAAGAGCAACAATCTCAGCACTATTCATGTTCACATGTCGTGGGATTTTGGGTTATTCCACACAGCTTCCATTGCCACAG GGATTTCTGGGTTCCGGGGTGGATTTCCCCGTTGGGAACGTAtcgttcttcttgttcttctccGGCCACGTGGCCGGATCAGTGATCGCGTCACTGGACATGAGGAGAATGAAGAGGCACGAGCTGGCGTGGTTGTTCGACGTGCTGAATTTGTTGCAAGCAGGGAGGTTGTTAGGGACAAGGGGCCATTACACCATTGATTTGGCAGTTGGTGTTGGTGCTGGGATTCTCTTTGATTCTCTTGCAGGCAAGTACGAGGAGTTTAGCCAGAGCAAGTTATTAAGTCTCAATGGTGATCATATCAATGGTGTTGCTAACCATACAAAACGAAATTTGATTCCATGA